In Candidatus Saccharibacteria bacterium oral taxon 488, one DNA window encodes the following:
- a CDS encoding permease has translation MPSLQTMYQRTTAWLKDHSDAIRWTIVGLFGIIVMQYGLQIDLWLIAHPPHTWAETLAPLAQDFLTLTCSVIVEATPFLIIGIIVSALIRRFLPPDRLLKILPKHTFIRRILLSLVGIALPVCECGNVPVARSLLAHGLKPADVISFLLAAPILNPITIIATMTAFSFEPRMVWWRIGFGFLIVQLTALIVSFIHPRHVLQPSFAASCTDRHPTTFRHILADSRNEFWQLTTMLVLGAMIAAATQVFVPRSIINAVGGDIILSVIAMIGLGFVVSICSSVDAFFALAYARIFTNGSVLAFLLTGPMIDIKLILLMRSTFRPRFILLVMLIIFSLSLAIGIGVNLYAR, from the coding sequence ATGCCGTCACTACAGACAATGTATCAGCGCACGACCGCCTGGCTCAAAGACCATAGCGACGCGATCCGATGGACTATCGTCGGCCTGTTTGGGATTATCGTCATGCAGTACGGTTTACAAATTGATCTCTGGCTGATCGCGCATCCGCCGCACACGTGGGCCGAGACGCTAGCACCGCTGGCACAAGATTTCCTGACACTAACATGCAGCGTCATCGTTGAGGCCACACCATTTCTGATTATCGGTATCATCGTTTCTGCTCTCATTCGCCGTTTTTTGCCGCCAGACCGATTGCTTAAAATCCTACCCAAGCATACATTCATCCGCCGCATTCTCCTCTCGCTTGTCGGCATCGCGCTGCCAGTCTGCGAGTGCGGTAATGTCCCGGTCGCCCGCAGCCTCCTAGCACACGGCCTCAAGCCAGCCGACGTCATCAGCTTTCTCCTCGCCGCGCCGATCCTCAATCCGATTACCATCATCGCCACCATGACCGCCTTTAGTTTCGAGCCGCGCATGGTCTGGTGGCGCATCGGCTTTGGCTTTCTGATCGTCCAGCTGACCGCCCTGATCGTCAGCTTTATTCACCCGAGGCACGTCCTCCAGCCGTCATTTGCTGCCTCCTGCACCGACCGTCATCCAACAACTTTTCGCCATATTCTCGCTGATTCCCGCAACGAATTCTGGCAGCTCACCACCATGCTGGTCCTCGGCGCCATGATCGCTGCCGCCACCCAAGTCTTCGTTCCGCGCTCCATCATCAACGCCGTCGGCGGCGATATCATCCTGTCGGTCATCGCCATGATTGGTCTCGGCTTCGTCGTCTCTATCTGCTCCAGCGTCGATGCCTTTTTTGCGCTGGCTTACGCCCGTATCTTCACCAATGGCTCCGTCCTCGCTTTTCTGCTGACTGGCCCGATGATCGACATCAAGCTCATTCTCCTCATGAGAAGCACCTTCCGTCCGCGCTTTATCTTGCTAGTCATGCTTATTATTTTCAGCCTGTCGCTGGCGATAGGGATCGGAGTCAATCTATATGCACGCTAA
- a CDS encoding DUF475 domain-containing protein — protein sequence MKHWLHSHHPFRIFWFSALLTLALGGLIFGHFGAGGLWLFAILVVLEVTFSFDNAVINSKVLAGMSQVWQKVFLTVGIFVAVFVVRFVLPIIIVMVASGHGFMEVVDLALNKPAEYGHILHEASPMIDAFGGAFLIMIGLSYFIDYNKRVHWMRHVEPWLAKAGRFENFKVCLMLSVAAVLYFTVEPPHRALVLISSVLGIILHIGLELFGSFFHEDDAKSAKVKTGWAAFASLLYLEVLDASFSFDGVIGAFAITSSVLLIVAGLGAGAIWVRSLTVYLLRTGMLSKYKYLENGAHWAIMALGMMMIAKLFHLELPEWATGGLGLLFVSLAVGSSMLEARAIRLQEVAAAKLHNAERRLKHGAARIVPRKRR from the coding sequence ATGAAACATTGGCTCCACTCACATCACCCATTTCGGATTTTTTGGTTTTCGGCGCTGCTGACGCTGGCTTTGGGCGGGTTGATTTTCGGACATTTCGGCGCGGGCGGCTTGTGGTTGTTTGCGATTTTGGTAGTGCTGGAAGTAACCTTTAGCTTTGATAATGCGGTGATCAACAGCAAGGTGTTAGCCGGCATGAGCCAGGTTTGGCAAAAGGTGTTTTTGACAGTTGGGATTTTCGTGGCGGTGTTTGTGGTGCGGTTCGTGCTGCCGATTATTATCGTGATGGTGGCGAGCGGCCATGGCTTTATGGAAGTGGTTGATCTGGCGCTGAATAAGCCGGCGGAATACGGCCATATTTTGCACGAAGCCTCGCCGATGATTGATGCCTTTGGCGGCGCGTTTCTGATTATGATTGGCCTCAGTTATTTCATTGATTATAACAAGCGCGTGCACTGGATGCGGCATGTCGAGCCGTGGCTGGCCAAGGCTGGGCGGTTTGAGAATTTCAAGGTGTGTTTGATGCTGAGCGTGGCGGCGGTGCTGTATTTTACGGTTGAGCCGCCGCATCGGGCGCTGGTGCTGATCTCGTCGGTGCTGGGGATTATATTGCATATCGGGCTGGAATTGTTCGGCTCATTCTTTCATGAGGATGATGCTAAATCGGCCAAGGTCAAGACTGGCTGGGCGGCGTTCGCTAGCCTGCTCTACCTGGAGGTGTTGGATGCTAGTTTCAGCTTCGACGGCGTCATCGGCGCCTTTGCTATCACCAGCAGCGTGCTGCTGATCGTGGCGGGTTTGGGTGCCGGCGCTATTTGGGTGCGGTCGCTGACGGTGTATTTGCTGCGGACGGGCATGCTCAGCAAATATAAATATCTGGAAAATGGCGCGCACTGGGCGATTATGGCGCTCGGCATGATGATGATCGCCAAGCTGTTTCATCTGGAGCTTCCGGAATGGGCGACGGGCGGCTTGGGGCTATTGTTTGTAAGCTTGGCGGTTGGTAGTAGCATGCTGGAGGCGCGAGCGATTAGGCTGCAAGAAGTAGCCGCGGCGAAATTACATAATGCTGAGCGGCGGCTGAAGCACGGCGCGGCGAGGATTGTGCCGCGTAAGCGACGGTAA
- a CDS encoding aminoacyl-tRNA hydrolase: MKVILALGNPGEKYVHTRHNAGFLAIDQLAAEQGAQFSNKPKFFADIAKLNNVKLASTADAKSLTASPQEKVLLVKPTTYYNEVGVAARALMDFYKLTLDDLLIIHDDTDLDFGKIRVRKGGRDAGSNGLKSLHAHIGADFWHIRIGTDNLLRRQVSIDRFVMMNFNSDELTILKNWTIPTVQTMIHDFLSDQISAISVKL; the protein is encoded by the coding sequence ATGAAAGTCATTCTGGCCCTTGGCAATCCTGGCGAAAAGTACGTTCACACGCGGCATAATGCTGGCTTTTTGGCAATTGACCAGTTGGCGGCGGAGCAGGGTGCACAATTTAGCAATAAGCCCAAATTCTTTGCGGATATTGCTAAGCTAAATAATGTCAAGCTAGCCTCAACTGCTGACGCAAAGTCGTTAACCGCTAGTCCGCAGGAAAAAGTTCTCTTGGTCAAACCAACGACGTACTATAACGAAGTCGGCGTTGCCGCGCGGGCGCTCATGGATTTTTATAAATTGACACTGGATGATTTACTAATTATTCACGATGACACTGACCTTGATTTTGGCAAAATCCGCGTCCGTAAAGGCGGCCGCGACGCTGGTAGCAACGGCTTAAAATCGCTTCATGCTCACATCGGCGCTGATTTCTGGCATATTCGTATCGGTACCGATAATTTACTGCGCCGGCAAGTCTCAATCGACCGTTTTGTTATGATGAATTTTAATAGCGATGAATTAACTATTTTGAAAAATTGGACCATCCCAACGGTGCAAACAATGATTCATGACTTTTTATCCGATCAAATTTCAGCCATAAGCGTCAAGCTTTAA
- a CDS encoding TRAM domain-containing protein: MKRQSFETLTLEKIVGGGQALGTLADGRKCFVWGGLPGETVTVRVTKKKSHFVEAVVEEVISPSPDRIQPRDPDSYLSTSPWQIMPLEVEQTYKRQLINDAFMLHNVALPAAINVYCDNVAYGYRNKVEFSWYSESVASRAVSQKEPGAISGFGLFSDDTRGIDADSDREESSGDTLDLAFFRRGSKGKIVVDGTSLAHPAINNLARAIRDLLRHKHVSARQLKTLLIRCDQSGSCVWQLYIKDRLPEIITADEVAKLPAQGGEVIYSDPRSPASRITERLARFGNTTLTDTVLGVPFRYACEGFFQVNIPVYEQALRDMREWVPYNKARQERQLDQLAAHDNTDSQQRAISQKKSGQLYVGPGLFYDDIRAVKLSTIDLYAGVGTIGLTIGGDNITLVESNADAVREMQRNITELGRTDARAVLAPSEQALDYITGKEIVIVDPPRAGLHSDVIATLLQQLPPRILYLSCNPVTQARDVALLQQHYRIAWHRGYNFFPRTPHSEHLVVLDKIS; the protein is encoded by the coding sequence ATGAAACGACAGAGTTTCGAGACGCTGACACTGGAGAAAATCGTCGGCGGCGGGCAAGCACTGGGGACGCTGGCTGACGGGCGTAAATGTTTCGTATGGGGCGGGCTACCAGGCGAGACCGTCACCGTTCGCGTTACCAAAAAGAAATCGCACTTCGTCGAGGCAGTCGTCGAGGAAGTAATCTCGCCAAGCCCCGACCGCATCCAGCCGCGTGATCCGGATAGTTATCTGTCGACCAGCCCGTGGCAGATTATGCCGCTCGAAGTTGAGCAGACGTATAAAAGGCAATTGATCAACGACGCCTTTATGCTACACAATGTTGCATTACCAGCGGCGATTAATGTCTATTGCGACAATGTCGCATATGGCTATCGCAATAAAGTTGAATTTAGTTGGTATAGTGAATCGGTAGCATCCCGAGCGGTATCTCAGAAAGAACCTGGGGCTATCTCGGGTTTCGGATTATTTTCTGATGATACCCGAGGGATAGACGCGGATAGCGACCGTGAAGAATCATCTGGTGATACGCTTGACTTGGCATTTTTCCGTCGCGGCAGCAAGGGCAAGATTGTCGTCGATGGCACAAGTTTGGCACACCCTGCAATCAACAACTTGGCGCGTGCGATCCGCGATTTACTGCGCCATAAACATGTCTCGGCTCGCCAGCTCAAGACCCTACTCATCCGCTGCGATCAGTCGGGGAGTTGCGTGTGGCAGCTGTATATCAAGGATCGCTTGCCCGAAATCATTACCGCTGATGAAGTCGCCAAACTACCGGCTCAGGGCGGGGAAGTCATCTATTCCGACCCGCGCTCACCAGCCAGCCGCATCACCGAACGCCTGGCGCGTTTCGGCAACACCACCCTGACCGACACCGTCCTTGGCGTGCCATTCCGCTACGCCTGCGAAGGCTTTTTCCAAGTCAATATTCCAGTTTACGAGCAAGCGCTGCGCGACATGCGGGAATGGGTACCGTACAATAAGGCGCGCCAAGAGCGCCAGTTGGATCAGTTGGCGGCACATGACAACACCGATAGTCAACAGCGAGCAATATCTCAGAAAAAATCTGGGCAACTTTACGTGGGTCCCGGATTATTTTATGATGATATTCGAGCTGTCAAATTATCAACCATCGACCTCTACGCTGGCGTCGGCACCATCGGCCTGACCATTGGCGGCGACAACATCACGCTGGTGGAAAGCAACGCCGACGCCGTCCGCGAAATGCAGCGCAACATCACCGAACTTGGTCGCACCGACGCCCGCGCCGTTCTCGCCCCCAGCGAACAAGCCCTCGACTACATTACAGGCAAGGAAATCGTCATCGTCGACCCGCCGCGCGCCGGCTTGCATTCCGATGTTATTGCGACATTGTTGCAACAACTGCCACCGCGCATCCTCTATCTCAGCTGCAATCCTGTCACCCAAGCCCGCGACGTCGCCTTGCTCCAGCAACACTACCGCATCGCTTGGCACCGCGGCTACAACTTTTTCCCACGCACACCGCATAGTGAGCACTTGGTTGTTCTTGACAAAATTTCATAA
- a CDS encoding NUDIX domain-containing protein yields the protein MPELKHIRAGYRVSVKGLIYEDGKLLFVRERSDTWDLPGGGLEHGEGIAEALQRECREELGAEIEIASAAPIIIPTWSKKFDTPVLIIAYHARLVSPPTTTTDVSELRYIGANELGQVELDSTLSAMMDQFYSQ from the coding sequence ATGCCTGAGCTCAAACATATCCGAGCTGGCTATCGCGTGTCGGTCAAGGGACTGATCTATGAGGACGGAAAGTTACTATTCGTCCGCGAGAGGAGCGATACATGGGATTTACCCGGCGGCGGGCTGGAGCACGGCGAGGGCATAGCCGAGGCCTTGCAGCGTGAGTGCCGAGAAGAGCTGGGCGCCGAGATAGAAATTGCAAGCGCAGCGCCGATCATCATCCCAACATGGAGCAAAAAGTTCGACACTCCGGTGCTCATTATCGCCTACCACGCTCGCCTCGTGTCGCCACCCACAACCACGACAGATGTCAGCGAGCTGCGGTATATTGGGGCCAATGAGCTGGGGCAGGTTGAACTTGACTCGACACTGTCGGCCATGATGGATCAGTTCTACTCGCAATAG
- a CDS encoding HAD-IC family P-type ATPase, which yields MHFYQSSSDEVLRRLGSSSSGLSAAEVQRRQKRYGLNVIKVQSEPLWRIILEPFLDIFMLVLLIAAIISLWHGEAIDAIIIFVIAAISAVIFYIQRFSTDRVLRSLSRHDAQKVDVHRVNRTTRIDASQLVPGDVVSLAEGEKVPADIRLIHSANLRVDEAQLTGESLPISKQADALTGTKEMYEQTNMLFQGSFIISGTGTGVVVATGNQTEFGNLAMLSKRESTQSPVQRKIDTLITKVIAAVSAIALVAFGLSLLRGMDVLESLRFVMALAVSAVPESLPIAISVVLVLGMRRMAAKKALVHQMRAIETIGVITTIATDKTGTLTKNKLTVQQTWTPDEATEDIDRIIGLVVNRAHAKSHDPLDIALNEYARKQSAAPRHAPVRDLPFSQAHAMSATIWHHGRQFRLYVKGAPETILAACRVSARTKKRAQQMLDEMTARGYRVIGLATGELDEAIDGFDQLGKQRLTLAGFVAVADVLRPEAPRAIRAALKAGVSVRMITGDHFETAYQIGRELGMVENRDEVFDCRDMAKLSDEQLDAIVTKTKVFSRVIPEQKYRLLTILKKHHITAMTGDGVNDVPALSNAHIGVAMGSGSHIARDAGAIILLDDNFKTIIDAMREGRTIIANVRRMLFYLLSTNTGELITMIGALLIGIKTPLEPVQILWVNLVTDTSMVIPLGLEPGEKQAMNRPPERPDAPILSRQMIWRMVIVAATMSVMALAVYIFFEKHYGHDYAQTLAFISLVVSQWANAFNARSDSESIFTRLRVMNASFYAGIGLSVMLQLLVFFGPLGTILHITPINFWHGALIGLASFVIPITTCEIHKWWGRRNDHA from the coding sequence ATGCATTTTTATCAATCATCAAGCGACGAGGTACTGCGGCGACTGGGTTCCTCGAGTAGCGGCCTGAGTGCGGCCGAAGTCCAGCGCCGCCAAAAACGCTACGGCCTCAACGTCATCAAAGTCCAATCCGAACCGCTCTGGCGTATCATCCTCGAGCCATTCCTCGACATTTTTATGCTCGTCCTGCTCATCGCCGCCATCATCAGCCTCTGGCATGGCGAGGCAATTGACGCCATCATCATCTTCGTCATCGCCGCCATCTCGGCCGTTATTTTCTACATTCAGCGCTTCTCAACCGACCGCGTGCTGCGCAGCCTGTCCCGCCACGACGCCCAAAAAGTCGACGTTCACCGCGTCAATCGTACCACGCGCATCGACGCCAGCCAGCTGGTTCCGGGCGACGTCGTTTCACTAGCCGAGGGCGAGAAAGTCCCTGCCGACATCCGCCTCATTCATAGCGCCAATTTGCGGGTAGACGAGGCGCAGCTGACCGGCGAATCACTGCCAATCTCCAAACAAGCCGACGCCCTCACTGGCACCAAAGAAATGTATGAGCAAACCAATATGCTGTTTCAAGGCTCATTCATCATCAGCGGCACCGGTACTGGCGTGGTCGTCGCCACCGGCAATCAGACCGAGTTTGGCAATCTCGCCATGCTCTCTAAGCGCGAATCGACCCAAAGCCCAGTCCAACGAAAAATCGACACCCTCATCACCAAAGTCATCGCCGCCGTCTCGGCCATCGCCCTCGTTGCCTTTGGGCTGAGTTTGCTGCGCGGCATGGATGTACTAGAGAGTCTGCGCTTCGTCATGGCCCTAGCGGTGAGCGCCGTGCCAGAAAGCTTGCCGATTGCGATTTCCGTGGTGCTGGTCTTAGGGATGCGGCGGATGGCCGCCAAAAAGGCGCTGGTGCATCAGATGCGCGCCATCGAGACCATCGGCGTCATCACCACCATCGCCACTGACAAGACGGGTACACTGACCAAGAACAAGCTGACCGTTCAGCAAACCTGGACACCGGACGAGGCGACAGAGGACATCGACCGCATCATCGGACTGGTAGTCAACCGCGCTCACGCCAAGAGTCACGATCCGCTGGACATCGCCCTCAATGAATACGCCCGCAAGCAGAGCGCCGCCCCACGCCACGCACCAGTTCGCGACCTGCCATTCAGTCAAGCCCACGCCATGTCCGCCACCATCTGGCATCACGGCCGGCAGTTTCGCTTGTATGTCAAGGGTGCGCCCGAAACCATCCTGGCGGCCTGTCGCGTGTCAGCCCGCACCAAAAAGCGCGCCCAGCAGATGCTTGATGAAATGACCGCCCGCGGCTACCGGGTAATTGGACTGGCAACGGGCGAGTTGGATGAGGCAATTGATGGCTTTGATCAACTGGGCAAGCAGCGCCTGACACTTGCTGGCTTCGTGGCCGTGGCCGACGTACTCAGACCAGAGGCGCCGCGGGCTATCCGGGCCGCCCTGAAAGCGGGCGTGTCGGTGCGGATGATCACCGGCGATCATTTCGAGACGGCCTATCAGATTGGCCGGGAACTTGGCATGGTTGAAAATCGCGACGAGGTGTTCGATTGCCGTGATATGGCCAAGCTGTCCGACGAGCAGCTGGACGCCATCGTCACCAAGACCAAAGTCTTCTCCCGCGTCATCCCCGAGCAAAAATACCGCTTGCTGACCATTCTCAAAAAGCACCACATCACCGCCATGACAGGGGACGGCGTCAATGATGTGCCAGCGCTCAGTAACGCCCACATTGGCGTGGCTATGGGTTCGGGCTCGCACATTGCGCGTGACGCTGGAGCTATCATTTTGCTGGATGATAATTTCAAAACCATCATCGACGCCATGCGCGAAGGGCGAACCATCATCGCCAATGTCCGCCGTATGTTGTTTTATCTGCTGTCGACCAACACCGGCGAGCTGATCACCATGATTGGCGCGCTTCTGATTGGCATCAAAACCCCGCTGGAGCCGGTGCAAATCCTCTGGGTCAATCTGGTCACTGACACCTCAATGGTCATCCCGCTTGGCTTGGAGCCAGGCGAAAAGCAGGCCATGAACCGCCCGCCGGAGCGCCCCGACGCACCGATTCTCAGCCGTCAAATGATCTGGCGGATGGTCATCGTCGCCGCCACCATGTCAGTCATGGCGCTGGCGGTCTATATCTTTTTCGAGAAGCATTACGGCCACGACTACGCGCAGACGCTAGCCTTTATCTCGCTGGTGGTCAGCCAGTGGGCCAATGCCTTCAACGCCCGCTCCGACAGCGAGTCAATCTTCACCCGCCTCAGGGTCATGAATGCCAGTTTTTACGCCGGCATCGGCCTGTCGGTGATGTTACAGCTACTCGTCTTCTTCGGCCCGCTTGGCACAATCCTCCACATCACACCGATCAACTTCTGGCACGGCGCACTCATCGGCCTCGCCTCGTTCGTCATCCCGATCACCACCTGCGAGATACACAAGTGGTGGGGCAGGAGAAATGATCATGCCTGA
- a CDS encoding ATP-binding cassette domain-containing protein, with protein sequence MSLLTLRDIIYSYADGTSNVLNGINYQFEKGKFYAIVGSSGAGKSTLLGLLAGLDTPTGGQILFDDEDIAEQGYSHHRKHNISLVFQNYNLIDYLTPLENLKLVNSKATNETLHAMGLDDDHIHRNVMKLSGGQQQRVAIGRALVSSAPIILADEPTGNLDETTAADIIDILRQAAHENDKCVIVVTHSKQLAKEADVVLKLKDKKLRA encoded by the coding sequence ATGTCATTACTTACGTTACGCGATATTATCTATTCATACGCCGACGGCACTAGCAATGTGCTCAACGGCATCAATTATCAATTTGAAAAAGGCAAGTTCTACGCCATCGTCGGTAGTTCTGGCGCTGGTAAGTCGACGCTGCTGGGGCTGTTAGCGGGGCTGGACACGCCGACTGGCGGGCAGATTTTGTTCGACGACGAAGACATCGCCGAGCAGGGGTATTCGCATCATCGCAAGCACAATATCTCGCTGGTGTTTCAGAATTATAACCTGATCGATTATCTGACGCCGCTAGAAAACTTGAAATTGGTTAATTCCAAGGCCACCAATGAAACGTTGCATGCCATGGGACTGGACGACGATCACATTCACCGCAACGTCATGAAGCTTTCTGGCGGTCAGCAACAGCGCGTGGCGATCGGGCGAGCGCTAGTATCCTCCGCACCGATCATCTTGGCGGACGAGCCGACCGGCAACCTCGACGAAACTACCGCTGCTGACATCATCGACATCCTGCGCCAAGCCGCCCACGAAAACGACAAATGCGTCATCGTCGTCACCCACAGCAAACAGCTGGCTAAGGAGGCGGATGTGGTGCTGAAACTGAAGGATAAGAAGCTACGGGCATAG
- a CDS encoding FtsX-like permease family protein, which translates to MMTIIKRAWTAVARKRRRSLTIALIMTLIFTLLIGTLTVQQTMAQLKQSVERNIRAGFSIASKQPSGEVPMETARQVQRLDKVKAHNFQSETTAGLPGKQLIDTAGSGVQLDANVAGEAKVTGATESNLLGEFTGRFYQLEQGKHLTANDQNAALVHKTFAEKNGIKPGDKLDITKDGRRVTVTVMGIFSGKGEKPAVLQSDMAENHLITNLAAAQQLTGSQQLTRATYFAENPHQLKSLTDRTKSLPNVDWKKFSLTDNGAVFAGVLQNIAGIQNILTIATIGAAAAGLAVLSLVLVFWVRGRLHEIGILLSIGTSKRQIIGQLLAELAIIAAVSSVFALAIGSVASSQISTALTAQTDQSQRIEKNVVQAAPPATYLQAFAFGYMVVLLSAIAATAPIMRQSPKQILAKLS; encoded by the coding sequence ATGATGACGATTATCAAACGAGCCTGGACGGCTGTGGCGCGCAAACGGCGTCGCAGCCTGACCATCGCCCTGATCATGACGCTGATTTTCACGCTGCTGATCGGTACGCTGACGGTACAGCAGACGATGGCGCAGCTGAAGCAATCGGTCGAGCGGAACATTCGTGCCGGCTTTAGTATCGCCAGCAAGCAACCGTCGGGCGAGGTGCCAATGGAGACGGCACGACAGGTGCAGCGCCTGGACAAGGTCAAAGCACATAATTTCCAATCAGAGACTACCGCGGGACTGCCGGGCAAACAATTGATCGACACGGCAGGCAGCGGCGTTCAGCTGGACGCTAACGTGGCTGGCGAGGCGAAGGTGACGGGCGCGACAGAGAGTAATCTGCTCGGCGAGTTCACCGGTCGATTTTACCAACTAGAGCAGGGCAAGCACCTAACGGCGAACGATCAAAACGCGGCGCTGGTTCACAAAACGTTTGCTGAGAAAAATGGTATCAAGCCAGGCGACAAGCTGGACATTACCAAAGACGGCCGGCGGGTGACGGTGACTGTCATGGGCATCTTCAGCGGCAAAGGCGAAAAGCCAGCGGTCTTGCAGTCCGACATGGCGGAGAATCATCTCATCACCAACTTGGCTGCGGCGCAGCAGCTGACGGGTAGCCAGCAGTTGACGCGGGCAACGTATTTCGCCGAAAATCCGCATCAGCTGAAGTCGCTAACAGACCGCACCAAAAGCCTACCAAACGTCGATTGGAAAAAATTTAGCCTGACCGACAACGGGGCGGTATTCGCTGGTGTCCTCCAAAACATCGCTGGCATTCAAAACATCTTGACGATTGCCACCATCGGCGCAGCCGCAGCGGGGCTGGCGGTGCTGTCGCTGGTGCTGGTATTCTGGGTGCGCGGCCGCTTGCATGAAATTGGCATCTTGCTGTCCATCGGCACGTCAAAGCGGCAGATTATCGGACAGCTCTTGGCGGAGCTTGCTATCATTGCCGCAGTTAGTTCGGTGTTCGCGCTCGCCATCGGCTCGGTCGCCTCGTCGCAGATTTCTACCGCCCTCACAGCGCAAACCGACCAAAGCCAGCGCATAGAAAAGAACGTAGTGCAAGCCGCGCCACCAGCGACCTACCTGCAGGCTTTCGCCTTCGGCTACATGGTCGTTCTGCTGTCAGCCATCGCTGCCACCGCGCCAATCATGCGCCAATCACCAAAGCAAATTTTAGCAAAATTAAGTTAG
- a CDS encoding FtsX-like permease family protein — protein sequence MSFIQRAWLYITRKKLKTLILLAILLCMSTIMLSGFAIKHSTDAAAQSLDKTLKAGFTLGNNPRTNPGTARGSGTVSNKDIDAVKNLEGVTDYVKRQNATVDFINTKLVPLPSGGSGYDAEKDKQFGNAATIIGVNKSESEKKFRAESLKLIAGRHITENDSHKILVHEDFAKANNLKLGSKIKLKANQYDTDNEHPSKDEVEVEIVGIFNGKNPKQATYQVELFENLFLTDIATTRQLNAYTEQNEIYQDATFFTKGTKQLDEVMARANKLPVNWQKYQLNKNSQELAGVTGAVNGVYGLIDGMLWATALVSVAVIGMVLYLWMNERKREAGVLLATGVPQSKIVLQYIAELVMIAVLSFGASYFTAGLIAQQMGDHVVSQAAQNATRQAGSSLNGASLGADADSVTSSRTLEKVTVGVQPTDLLAVWGAGLAVIIIAVLLASRPITQLTPKELLTEVD from the coding sequence ATGTCATTTATACAACGTGCCTGGTTGTATATCACCAGGAAAAAACTCAAAACGCTGATTTTGCTGGCGATTTTGCTGTGTATGTCGACGATTATGCTGAGTGGATTTGCCATCAAGCATTCGACCGACGCGGCGGCGCAGTCGCTGGACAAAACGCTCAAGGCTGGCTTCACGCTGGGCAATAATCCGCGCACCAATCCGGGAACGGCCCGCGGCTCGGGGACGGTGTCGAACAAAGACATCGACGCAGTGAAGAACCTGGAAGGCGTGACGGACTATGTCAAGCGCCAGAACGCCACGGTCGATTTTATCAATACCAAGCTAGTGCCACTACCGAGTGGCGGTAGCGGTTATGATGCCGAGAAAGATAAACAGTTTGGCAACGCCGCTACCATCATCGGCGTCAATAAATCTGAGTCCGAGAAAAAGTTCCGGGCTGAGTCGCTCAAGCTCATCGCTGGCCGGCACATCACCGAGAACGATTCACACAAGATTTTGGTGCATGAAGACTTCGCCAAGGCCAACAACCTGAAGCTTGGCAGTAAAATCAAACTAAAGGCCAATCAATACGACACCGATAACGAACATCCATCCAAGGACGAGGTTGAGGTAGAAATCGTCGGTATATTTAACGGCAAAAACCCAAAGCAGGCAACGTATCAGGTGGAACTGTTTGAGAATTTGTTCTTGACTGACATCGCGACGACCCGCCAATTGAATGCGTACACAGAGCAAAACGAGATTTATCAGGACGCCACGTTCTTCACCAAAGGCACCAAGCAGCTGGACGAGGTGATGGCGCGGGCAAATAAATTACCGGTCAATTGGCAAAAGTACCAGTTGAATAAGAATAGCCAGGAACTAGCCGGCGTGACTGGCGCAGTGAACGGTGTGTACGGTCTGATCGACGGTATGCTGTGGGCAACGGCGCTGGTCAGCGTCGCGGTGATCGGCATGGTGCTGTACTTGTGGATGAACGAGCGCAAGCGCGAAGCAGGCGTGCTCTTGGCGACGGGTGTGCCGCAGTCAAAGATTGTGCTGCAATATATCGCTGAGCTGGTGATGATCGCGGTGCTGAGTTTCGGCGCATCATACTTTACCGCGGGGCTGATTGCCCAGCAAATGGGTGATCACGTGGTATCGCAGGCGGCACAGAATGCCACGCGTCAAGCTGGCAGTTCCCTCAACGGTGCATCGCTCGGTGCTGACGCTGACTCGGTGACGTCATCGCGTACGCTAGAAAAGGTGACGGTTGGCGTGCAACCAACGGATCTGCTGGCGGTGTGGGGCGCTGGACTGGCGGTGATTATCATCGCGGTGCTACTGGCCTCTCGACCGATTACTCAGTTAACGCCAAAAGAATTACTAACCGAAGTGGACTAG